A genome region from Schistocerca americana isolate TAMUIC-IGC-003095 chromosome 1, iqSchAmer2.1, whole genome shotgun sequence includes the following:
- the LOC124616977 gene encoding zinc finger protein OZF-like isoform X2, producing MCVSAGWSYKVDVSEGDGMPSEVCYNCMHQLESSYRFRQKCEEADTKLRKLLRAAKDAETNQQEFHETDFVSVKSNLFNLQIMATETTEKSTTLFVCGSPNHSNSELISSDIFPINKSLCPTLSDSTTIDCKSSSNPVCDLSDLLIPNVHKSLCNSSQVDTTTSECELEAGEKQQSDDSLKEMENLSCSEVHSVVASTGDIHSQVKSEKNTQNSLQLPENCQNSNPSYTGNQPFIFSPTLKNEEITAERLDGSKAHLDMKELGNVNCGSSGVVQCRTVSDYKLIFKCDKCPKRFSKRLDLKRHTSVHNQQRGFVCGICEKWCPNQTNFKRHERTHTGERPFSCKYCSKSFSQTAILNRHMMIHTGEKPFQCNACGKKFTQKESLKVHSRQHLSGNDITTFQYKCPFCEKSFRHQSGLSRHLMSHTGKTFSCNLCPKTFTDQSSLKRHLKRHFEIKS from the exons GTATCTGAAGGAGATGGAATGCCATCAGAAGTATGTTACAATTGCATGCACCAACTGGAAAGCTCATACAGATTCAGACAGAAGTGTGAAGAAGCAGATACTAAGCTTAGGAAACTACTGAGAGCTGCCAAAGATGCG GAAACAAATCAACAAGAATTTCATGAAACTGACTTCGTCAGTGTCAAGAGCAACCTTTTTAACCTTCAAATTATGGCaacagaaacaacagaaaaatcgaCCACATTATTTGTCTGCGGCTCTCCAAATCACAGTAATTCTGAGTTGATTTCTTCGGATATATTTCCTATTAATAAAAGCCTCTGTCCAACATTGTCAGATTCCACAACAATAGATTGTAAATCAAGTTCTAACCCAGTCTGTGATTTGAGTGATTTGCTTATTCCAAATGTACATAAATCATTGTGTAATTCATCACAGGTAGATACTACTACATCAGAATGCGAATTAGAAGCTGGTGAAAAACAACAATCGGATGACAGTTTGAAGGAAATGGAAAATTTGTCTTGTAGCGAAGTTCATTCTGTTGTGGCAAGCACAGGTGATATCCATTCTCAGGTAAAGAGTGAAAAAAATACTCAAAATTCATTACAACTACCTGAAAATTGTCAGAATTCAAATCCTTCATATACAGGAAATCAGCCATTCATATTTTCTCCAacactgaaaaatgaagaaattacagcAGAACGTTTGGACGGCAGCAAAGCACACCTTGACATGAAGGAGTTGGGAAATGTGAACTGTGGTTCATCTGGAGTGGTTCAGTGCAGGACTGTTTCTGATTACAAACTGATTTTCAAATGTGATAAATGTCCCAAGAGGTTCAGCAAGAGACTAGACCTGAAGCGACACACTTCTGTTCACAATCAGCAAAGAGGATTTGTCTGTGGAATATGTGAAAAATGGTGCCCTAATCAAACAAATTTCAAGCGACACGAGAGAACACATACTGGTGAACGGCCATTTTCCTGTAAATACTGTTCAAAGAGTTTTTCACAGACTGCTATCCTTAACCGGCATATGATGATTCATACTGGTGAAAAACCATTCCAGTGCAACGCATGTGGAAAGAAATTTACTCAAAAAGAAAGTCTTAAAGTACATTCAAGGCAACATTTGTCTGGAAATGATATCACGACCTTTCAGTAcaaatgtccattttgtgaaaaatCTTTCCGCCACCAGTCTGGCCTTTCAAGACATTTGATGTCTCACACAGGAAAAACATTTAGTTGTAACCTTTGTCCAAAAACATTTACAGACCAATCATCTTTGAAAAGACACCTTAAACgacattttgaaataaaatcttga
- the LOC124616977 gene encoding zinc finger protein 454-like isoform X3 — translation MPSEVCYNCMHQLESSYRFRQKCEEADTKLRKLLRAAKDAETNQQEFHETDFVSVKSNLFNLQIMATETTEKSTTLFVCGSPNHSNSELISSDIFPINKSLCPTLSDSTTIDCKSSSNPVCDLSDLLIPNVHKSLCNSSQVDTTTSECELEAGEKQQSDDSLKEMENLSCSEVHSVVASTGDIHSQVKSEKNTQNSLQLPENCQNSNPSYTGNQPFIFSPTLKNEEITAERLDGSKAHLDMKELGNVNCGSSGVVQCRTVSDYKLIFKCDKCPKRFSKRLDLKRHTSVHNQQRGFVCGICEKWCPNQTNFKRHERTHTGERPFSCKYCSKSFSQTAILNRHMMIHTGEKPFQCNACGKKFTQKESLKVHSRQHLSGNDITTFQYKCPFCEKSFRHQSGLSRHLMSHTGKTFSCNLCPKTFTDQSSLKRHLKRHFEIKS, via the exons ATGCCATCAGAAGTATGTTACAATTGCATGCACCAACTGGAAAGCTCATACAGATTCAGACAGAAGTGTGAAGAAGCAGATACTAAGCTTAGGAAACTACTGAGAGCTGCCAAAGATGCG GAAACAAATCAACAAGAATTTCATGAAACTGACTTCGTCAGTGTCAAGAGCAACCTTTTTAACCTTCAAATTATGGCaacagaaacaacagaaaaatcgaCCACATTATTTGTCTGCGGCTCTCCAAATCACAGTAATTCTGAGTTGATTTCTTCGGATATATTTCCTATTAATAAAAGCCTCTGTCCAACATTGTCAGATTCCACAACAATAGATTGTAAATCAAGTTCTAACCCAGTCTGTGATTTGAGTGATTTGCTTATTCCAAATGTACATAAATCATTGTGTAATTCATCACAGGTAGATACTACTACATCAGAATGCGAATTAGAAGCTGGTGAAAAACAACAATCGGATGACAGTTTGAAGGAAATGGAAAATTTGTCTTGTAGCGAAGTTCATTCTGTTGTGGCAAGCACAGGTGATATCCATTCTCAGGTAAAGAGTGAAAAAAATACTCAAAATTCATTACAACTACCTGAAAATTGTCAGAATTCAAATCCTTCATATACAGGAAATCAGCCATTCATATTTTCTCCAacactgaaaaatgaagaaattacagcAGAACGTTTGGACGGCAGCAAAGCACACCTTGACATGAAGGAGTTGGGAAATGTGAACTGTGGTTCATCTGGAGTGGTTCAGTGCAGGACTGTTTCTGATTACAAACTGATTTTCAAATGTGATAAATGTCCCAAGAGGTTCAGCAAGAGACTAGACCTGAAGCGACACACTTCTGTTCACAATCAGCAAAGAGGATTTGTCTGTGGAATATGTGAAAAATGGTGCCCTAATCAAACAAATTTCAAGCGACACGAGAGAACACATACTGGTGAACGGCCATTTTCCTGTAAATACTGTTCAAAGAGTTTTTCACAGACTGCTATCCTTAACCGGCATATGATGATTCATACTGGTGAAAAACCATTCCAGTGCAACGCATGTGGAAAGAAATTTACTCAAAAAGAAAGTCTTAAAGTACATTCAAGGCAACATTTGTCTGGAAATGATATCACGACCTTTCAGTAcaaatgtccattttgtgaaaaatCTTTCCGCCACCAGTCTGGCCTTTCAAGACATTTGATGTCTCACACAGGAAAAACATTTAGTTGTAACCTTTGTCCAAAAACATTTACAGACCAATCATCTTTGAAAAGACACCTTAAACgacattttgaaataaaatcttga